A stretch of Cicer arietinum cultivar CDC Frontier isolate Library 1 chromosome 5, Cicar.CDCFrontier_v2.0, whole genome shotgun sequence DNA encodes these proteins:
- the LOC101501592 gene encoding probable L-type lectin-domain containing receptor kinase S.7, translating into MSPITTLLFFFFFFQITLSLSHQNTTFNFPSFTLRNITLLGDSFLHDGIVGLTSSTTVPTSTSGTLLYNNPIFHSSNFSSFSFSTNFTFSITNSNPNPPPSSSLNHFSFFLNSTKHFISLDFHTNDNTLGFNFNNFSNSIQTVGFNFTSGNLITSWIDYNKSFNKNLSVFLSYENSSFSKPEKPVLSVDVDLYEYFNEVVYLGFLGYVEGSTELQQIMKWSFEFFQFSQNKNSSMHNLGYQVDDIPPSNTTKNHHGKRFVIGFCVAVVGPALFFVVLLVLGYVSFRKWSSLRKLKKNESSMGCPKKFSYKELKFATKGFHGSRIIGNGSFGTVYKALFVTSGTVAAVKRSRHSHEGKTEFLSELSIIAGLRHKNLVQLLGWCVEKSELLLVYEFMVNGSLDKLLYKESECVILLSWVQRHNIVVGLASVLTYLHQECEQRVIHRDIKTANILLDGNLNPRLGDFGLAKLMDHDKSPVSTLTAGTMGYLAPEYLQYGKATDKTDVFSFGVVVLEVACGRRPIEKEGQEMVNLVDWVWGLYSQGKIIEAVDKRLNGEFHEDEMRKMLLLGLSCANPNSDERPSMRRVLQILNNEALPLVVPKVKPCLSFSIGLPLTLEEIVSDIGERFGSNQYTCKIIIEPS; encoded by the coding sequence ATGTCTCCAATCACCACGctcctctttttctttttcttcttccaaaTAACACTCTCACTGTCACATCAAAACACAACATTCAACTTCCCTTCTTTCACCCTCCGCAACATAACCCTCCTCGGCGACTCCTTCCTCCACGACGGCATCGTCGGTCTCACAAGCTCCACCACCGTCCCTACTTCCACCTCCGGTACTCTCCTTTACAACAACCCTATCTTTCACTCTTCCAATTTTTCCTCTTTCTCCTTTTCCACTAATTTCACTTTCTCCATCACAAATTCAAACCCTAACCCTCCTCCTTCTTCCTCACTCAACCATTTCTCATTTTTTCTCAATTCCACCAAACACTTCATTTCACTTGATTTTCACACCAATGATAACACACTTGGTTTCAATTTCAACAATTTCAGCAATTCAATCCAAACCGTTGGTTTCAATTTCACTAGTGGAAATCTAATCACTTCTTGGATTGACTATAACAAGAGCTTTAACAAAAACTTGAGTGTTTTCTTAAGCTATGAAAATTCGAGTTTTTCGAAGCCGGAAAAACCGGTTTTGAGTGTTGATGTTGATCTTTATGAGTATTTCAATGAGGTTGTTTATTTGGGGTTTTTGGGTTATGTTGAAGGAAGTACTGaacttcaacaaatcatgaaatGGAGCTTTGAGTTTTTTCAGtttagtcaaaataaaaattcaagcATGCATAATTTGGGTTATCAAGTTGATGATATTCCACcttcaaacacaacaaaaaacCATCATGGAAAgagatttgtgattggtttttGTGTTGCTGTTGTGGGTCCTGCTTTGTTCTTTGTGGTGCTTTTGGTTTTGGGGTATGTTTCTTTTAGGAAATGGAGTAGTTTAAGGAAGCTTAAGAAGAATGAAAGTTCTATGGGGTGTCCTAAGAAGTTTAGTTACAAGGAATTGAAGTTTGCTACTAAAGGGTTTCATGGTTCAAGGATAATTGGGAATGGTTCATTTGGGACTGTTTATAAGGCTTTGTTTGTTACTTCTGGAACAGTTGCTGCTGTTAAAAGATCAAGACATTCACATGAAGGGAAAACTGAGTTTTTATCTGAGTTATCTATTATAGCTGGATTAAGGCACAAGAATTTGGTTCAACTTTTAGGTTGGTGTGTTGAGAAAAGTGAACTTTTGCTTGTGTATGAGTTTATGGTTAATGGCAGTTTAGATAAGTTGCTTTACAAAGAATCTGAGTGTGTTATTTTGTTGAGTTGGGTTCAAAGACATAACATTGTTGTTGGGTTGGCTTCTGTTTTGACTTATCTTCACCAAGAATGTGAGCAAAGAGTGATTCATAGAGATATTAAGACGGCGAATATATTGCTAGATGGAAATTTGAATCCAAGATTAGGGGATTTTGGATTGGCAAAGCTTATGGATCATGATAAGAGTCCGGTTTCGACATTAACGGCCGGAACAATGGGATACCTAGCTCCCGAGTATCTTCAATATGGGAAAGCGACCGATAAGACCGATGTGTTTAGCTTTGGAGTTGTTGTTCTTGAAGTTGCTTGTGGGAGAAGACCAATTGAGAAAGAGGGTCAAGAGATGGTGAATTTGGTTGATTGGGTTTGGGGACTTTACTCACAAGGGAAGATAATTGAGGCTGTTGATAAGAGATTGAATGGTGAGTTTCATGAGGATGAAATGAGAAAAATGTTGCTATTAGGTTTGAGTTGTGCAAATCCAAATAGTGATGAAAGGCCTTCTATGAGAAGAGTTTTGCAAATTCTTAACAATGAAGCTTTACCTCTTGTTGTGCCTAAAGTGAAACCTTGCCTTAGTTTTTCAATTGGATTGCCTTTGACTCTTGAGGAGATTGTTTCTGATATTGGTGAAAGGTTTGGTTCAAATCAATATACGTGCAAGATCATAATTGAGCCAAGTTGA